The uncultured Treponema sp. genome includes a region encoding these proteins:
- a CDS encoding branched-chain amino acid ABC transporter permease, producing MKDKFIRNTIILFVIAFVCIAVPTVLMDLPLGMPLIDAYTAQIITLAGVNAIMAISVNVICGITGQLSLGQAGFQALGAYSVIILTEAGIPLPVSILLGGLIAAFLGFLIGFPTLKLEGDYLAIVTLAFGEIIRVCLINLKSITGGPNGKQFSTIFTTSLDHSAAISYLAVIGSLVVIVVLLQNFLRSTYGRAILAVREDEVAANSNGIGVFRYKMTGFVIASFIAGIGGALYAPFIGFIKPDLASFNNSINDLIFVVLGGMGSITGGILAAFVLTILQEALRFLRDYRLLIYPVVLIFVMLFRPQGLLGTKELSFIKVYDGIPGFFVRLFKKQGGRK from the coding sequence ATGAAAGACAAGTTTATTAGAAATACAATAATTCTTTTTGTTATCGCCTTTGTCTGCATTGCAGTTCCTACGGTTCTTATGGATTTGCCGCTTGGAATGCCTTTAATTGATGCTTACACTGCTCAGATTATAACTCTTGCCGGTGTAAACGCAATCATGGCAATCAGTGTAAATGTTATCTGCGGAATTACAGGTCAGCTTTCTTTGGGGCAGGCAGGATTTCAGGCGCTCGGAGCATATTCAGTTATTATTCTTACAGAAGCCGGAATTCCATTGCCTGTTAGCATTTTGCTTGGCGGACTTATTGCGGCTTTCTTGGGATTTTTGATTGGATTTCCTACGCTAAAACTTGAAGGCGATTATCTTGCGATTGTAACGCTTGCATTTGGTGAAATTATCAGAGTTTGCCTTATAAATTTAAAGTCGATAACTGGCGGTCCGAACGGAAAACAATTCAGCACGATTTTTACAACTTCACTCGACCATAGCGCGGCAATTTCGTATCTTGCGGTTATTGGCTCGCTTGTTGTTATTGTTGTTCTTCTTCAGAATTTTTTGCGTTCAACTTACGGAAGGGCAATTCTTGCAGTCCGTGAAGATGAAGTTGCGGCAAACAGCAATGGAATCGGAGTTTTCCGCTATAAAATGACAGGCTTTGTAATCGCTTCATTTATCGCAGGAATTGGTGGCGCGCTTTATGCTCCGTTTATTGGATTCATAAAACCTGATTTGGCTTCGTTTAACAATTCAATTAACGATTTGATTTTTGTTGTTTTGGGCGGAATGGGAAGCATAACCGGCGGAATTCTTGCGGCATTTGTTCTTACAATTCTTCAGGAAGCGCTTAGGTTCTTGCGCGATTACCGTTTGCTGATTTATCCAGTTGTTTTGATTTTTGTAATGCTTTTCCGTCCGCAGGGACTTCTTGGAACAAAAGAATTGAGCTTTATAAAAGTATACGATGGAATTCCTGGATTTTTTGTCAGATTGTTTAAAAAGCAAGGAGGAAGAAAATGA
- a CDS encoding DNA-directed RNA polymerase subunit alpha, whose amino-acid sequence MARKNLLKGFKKPKGIIFEHLENNPNYGKFTAYPFEPGFGTTVGNTLRRVLLSSIQGYAISSVRITSYDADGVPHVISSEFETIPNISEDTLEVLNSLKQIRLRLPRDVEQETFFYEFKGPGTVKSDDLAKEGQLEIMSKDLEIFTMMEGAHLEIEFQVDLGRGYVPAEVNEHYIEIVGTIAMDCIFTPVPKVKYSIEPCRVGQRNDYDKLILEIWTDGSITPEDALAEAAKIAKDYFAIFVNFNESEYSGSDELDEGDEKIRQLLNTSVEELELSVRSSNCLKNANIRTIGELTKKTEDDITKTRNFGKKSLEEIKAKLEEHGLTLGMTDYSHLKDVDLGKHKDENE is encoded by the coding sequence TTGGCTCGCAAAAATCTGCTTAAGGGTTTTAAGAAACCAAAGGGAATTATATTTGAACATCTGGAGAACAATCCAAATTACGGAAAGTTCACTGCGTATCCATTTGAGCCGGGATTTGGTACAACAGTCGGAAACACACTCCGCCGTGTACTTCTTTCTTCAATTCAGGGATATGCAATTTCTTCAGTACGTATTACTTCTTATGATGCAGATGGTGTTCCTCATGTAATTTCCAGCGAGTTCGAGACAATTCCAAATATTTCAGAAGATACTTTGGAAGTTTTGAACAGTTTGAAACAGATTCGTTTGCGCCTGCCGCGGGACGTTGAGCAGGAAACTTTCTTCTATGAATTCAAAGGACCTGGTACTGTAAAAAGTGATGACTTGGCGAAAGAAGGTCAGCTTGAAATTATGTCTAAAGATCTTGAAATCTTTACCATGATGGAAGGCGCGCATCTTGAGATTGAGTTCCAGGTTGACCTTGGAAGAGGTTATGTTCCTGCTGAAGTAAACGAACATTACATTGAAATTGTTGGTACAATTGCAATGGACTGTATCTTTACGCCTGTGCCAAAGGTTAAGTATTCAATTGAACCTTGCCGTGTAGGACAGCGAAACGACTATGATAAACTGATTCTTGAGATTTGGACTGATGGTTCAATTACTCCAGAAGATGCGCTTGCTGAAGCTGCAAAGATCGCTAAAGATTATTTTGCTATTTTTGTAAACTTTAATGAAAGTGAGTATTCTGGCAGCGATGAGCTTGATGAAGGGGACGAAAAGATTCGCCAGCTCCTTAATACTTCGGTAGAAGAGCTTGAGCTTTCTGTTCGCAGTTCAAACTGTCTTAAGAATGCAAACATTAGAACAATTGGTGAGTTGACCAAGAAAACTGAAGACGACATTACAAAAACTCGCAACTTCGGAAAAAAGAGCCTTGAAGAAATCAAAGCAAAACTTGAAGAGCATGGCTTGACTCTTGGAATGACTGATTATAGCCACCTTAAAGATGTTGACTTAGGTAAACATAAGGACGAAAACGAATGA
- a CDS encoding branched-chain amino acid ABC transporter permease, translating into MDTFFKQLVNGLSLGSIYALIALGYTMVYGIVKLINFAHGDVMMIGAYTGYFVLTATGPTPLGLVLAFLGAMVVCAVLSLAIERCAYRPLRTAPRLNSLITAIAVELILQNAMRVLPFVGPNPRQFPTMETKFFTFGSVQISNIQLIVIISSAVLMVILNYIINYTKTGRAMRAVSYDLGAASLMGVNVNRTIAITFVIGSVLAGAGGVLYATAYPQVDPFMGYIPGLKAFVAAVLGGIGSIPGAMVGGVILGIAETMTKAYISSQYADAISYCILILILLVKPAGLLGKKEVVKV; encoded by the coding sequence TTGGATACTTTTTTTAAGCAACTTGTCAATGGGCTTTCTTTGGGCAGCATATATGCCTTGATTGCTCTTGGGTATACAATGGTATATGGAATCGTAAAGCTCATCAACTTTGCTCATGGCGATGTTATGATGATTGGAGCTTATACAGGATACTTTGTTTTGACTGCGACCGGTCCGACTCCGCTTGGGCTTGTGCTTGCATTTTTGGGCGCGATGGTTGTCTGTGCAGTTTTAAGCCTTGCTATTGAGCGTTGTGCCTATAGACCTTTGAGAACTGCTCCGCGTTTAAATTCTCTTATTACGGCGATTGCGGTTGAGCTGATTCTTCAGAATGCTATGCGCGTGCTTCCTTTTGTAGGACCGAATCCGCGTCAGTTCCCGACAATGGAAACAAAATTTTTTACATTTGGTTCAGTGCAGATAAGCAATATTCAGCTGATTGTAATTATTTCTTCAGCTGTTTTAATGGTTATTTTGAATTACATAATCAATTATACAAAAACCGGACGTGCTATGCGCGCTGTAAGCTACGACCTTGGAGCCGCAAGTCTCATGGGAGTGAACGTAAACAGAACGATTGCAATTACATTTGTGATTGGTTCAGTTCTTGCTGGAGCGGGCGGAGTTTTGTATGCGACTGCTTATCCGCAAGTTGATCCGTTCATGGGATATATTCCTGGACTCAAGGCATTTGTTGCGGCGGTTTTAGGCGGAATCGGCTCTATTCCTGGCGCGATGGTTGGCGGCGTTATTCTTGGAATTGCGGAAACTATGACCAAGGCTTATATTTCTTCACAGTATGCCGACGCAATTTCTTACTGCATTTTGATTTTAATTCTTCTTGTTAAGCCGGCAGGTTTGCTTGGCAAAAAAGAAGTTGTAAAAGTTTAG
- a CDS encoding ABC transporter ATP-binding protein, with translation MSMLEVENLVVSYEAIKALKGISFNVEKGEVITLIGSNGAGKTTTLHSISNLVKKASGTIKFEGKDITNMSADKIVQLGLIQVPEGRRVFANMSVKENLEMGAYSRKDKDAVKTDMEWCFELFPRLKERIGQISGTLSGGEQQMLAMARALMSKPSLLLLDEPSMGLAPILVDEIFNIIEKISSAGTTILLVEQNAYKALSIANRAYILETGVISKSGNAQDLIKDNAVKSAYLGG, from the coding sequence ATGAGCATGCTTGAGGTTGAAAATCTTGTTGTTTCTTACGAAGCAATCAAGGCGCTGAAAGGAATTTCTTTCAATGTTGAAAAAGGCGAAGTTATTACGCTCATCGGCTCGAACGGAGCTGGAAAAACCACAACGCTTCATTCAATCAGCAACCTTGTAAAAAAAGCGAGCGGAACAATAAAATTCGAAGGAAAAGACATAACAAACATGAGCGCGGATAAAATTGTTCAGCTTGGACTTATTCAGGTTCCGGAAGGCCGCAGAGTTTTTGCAAATATGAGCGTAAAGGAAAATCTTGAAATGGGCGCATATTCACGCAAGGACAAGGACGCAGTCAAAACCGACATGGAATGGTGCTTCGAGCTTTTTCCGCGTTTAAAAGAAAGAATAGGACAAATTTCTGGAACACTTTCCGGCGGTGAACAGCAGATGCTTGCAATGGCCCGCGCGCTTATGTCAAAGCCGTCACTTCTTTTGCTTGATGAGCCAAGCATGGGACTTGCTCCGATTCTTGTTGATGAAATTTTCAACATAATTGAAAAAATCAGTTCGGCAGGAACAACAATTCTTTTGGTTGAGCAGAACGCATACAAGGCATTGTCAATTGCCAACCGTGCATATATACTTGAAACAGGCGTGATTTCAAAAAGCGGAAACGCCCAAGACTTGATAAAAGACAATGCAGTAAAATCTGCATATTTAGGAGGCTGA
- the rplQ gene encoding 50S ribosomal protein L17, whose amino-acid sequence MNHRNGFNPLSRTTAHRRAMTRNMVTSLFRYERITTTEAKAKEVRKAAEKLITRAKVDSVHNRRTAAKFIADEKILNKLFTEIGPRMKERNGGYTRILKLGFRQGDAADTVIFELVDYKLPDSSAEEEKAAKKSAKKAEKADA is encoded by the coding sequence ATGAACCACAGAAATGGATTTAATCCGCTTTCACGTACAACAGCCCATCGCCGCGCAATGACTCGCAACATGGTAACTTCGCTTTTTAGATATGAGCGCATTACTACAACAGAAGCTAAGGCTAAAGAAGTACGCAAAGCCGCAGAAAAATTAATTACACGTGCAAAAGTTGATTCTGTTCACAACAGAAGAACTGCTGCTAAATTTATTGCTGATGAGAAGATTCTGAACAAGCTTTTTACAGAAATCGGACCTCGCATGAAGGAACGCAACGGCGGTTACACACGCATCCTTAAACTTGGATTCCGCCAGGGTGATGCGGCAGACACTGTAATTTTTGAATTGGTTGACTACAAGCTGCCAGATTCTTCAGCTGAAGAAGAAAAAGCCGCTAAAAAGTCTGCAAAAAAAGCTGAAAAAGCTGACGCATAA
- a CDS encoding ABC transporter ATP-binding protein: MSENKELLLRAKDISIVFGGLRAVSDFDLELYQGELIGLIGPNGAGKTTVFNMLSGIYKPTSGTITFVGRDGNLQVVSGKSPAQLNRIGIARTFQNIRLFGHLTAAENIKIALHQTRTVTPIDVLLRTKKFRNDEKIMQEKTELLLSIFHLDSKKNELAHNLPYGEQRKLEICRALASNPKLLLLDEPAAGMNGQETEELMELISFIRKKFNLTVLLIEHDMKLVMGICERLMVLNYGRVIASGLPAEIQSNEEVIKAYLGSGYEDVGGKK; this comes from the coding sequence ATGAGCGAAAACAAAGAGCTTCTTCTTCGTGCAAAAGATATTTCGATTGTTTTTGGCGGTTTGCGCGCTGTAAGTGATTTTGACCTTGAACTTTATCAAGGCGAGCTGATTGGACTTATTGGTCCGAACGGAGCCGGAAAAACAACAGTTTTCAATATGCTTTCCGGAATTTACAAGCCGACTTCTGGAACAATTACTTTTGTTGGACGCGACGGAAATCTTCAAGTTGTAAGCGGAAAATCGCCTGCCCAGCTGAACAGAATTGGAATTGCCCGAACTTTTCAGAACATCAGGCTTTTTGGACATTTGACTGCCGCGGAAAATATAAAAATCGCGCTTCATCAGACTAGAACTGTTACGCCGATTGATGTTTTGCTCAGAACTAAAAAATTCCGCAATGATGAAAAAATCATGCAGGAAAAAACGGAACTTTTGCTTTCTATTTTTCATCTTGATTCCAAGAAAAATGAACTTGCGCACAACTTGCCTTACGGTGAGCAGCGCAAACTTGAAATTTGCCGCGCGCTTGCTTCTAATCCAAAACTACTTTTGCTTGATGAGCCGGCGGCTGGAATGAACGGTCAGGAAACAGAAGAGCTTATGGAGCTTATTTCGTTTATCCGCAAAAAATTCAATCTTACAGTTCTTTTGATTGAGCACGATATGAAACTCGTCATGGGAATTTGCGAGCGGCTCATGGTTTTAAACTACGGACGTGTAATTGCTTCCGGGCTTCCTGCGGAAATTCAGTCAAATGAAGAAGTTATAAAAGCGTACCTTGGTTCTGGCTATGAGGACGTTGGAGGAAAAAAATGA
- a CDS encoding ABC transporter substrate-binding protein yields MNKFSKALVLGAMTFSAFAFAAPKGKTVKIGGVAPLSGAVAVYGVECKNGIDLAVSEINAAGGINGQQVQFVCEDDEGDAAKSVNAYKKLVTRDRVRVIIGSLTSGCTIAITKQAQAQKVLQIAPAATAPAITDAGNYIFRTCFIDPFQGKVGGKFAFSNLNTKNAAVLYDIGNDYSVGLMENFVAEYTSLGGKVVAKESYNTGDKDFNAQLTKIKSAKPDVVYLPDYYGTVALIAKQLRAQGINTPIVGADGWDGLTGNAGDEVLNGYYSNHYAEDSDSPAVQKFVNSFKAKYGKSPNSFAALGYDSVYMLKDAMEKSGTTTDIAKIRDAFEKTDGNYVTGHIVFDEKRNPVKSAVMIKLVKENGKLSTAYAATVDISK; encoded by the coding sequence ATGAATAAATTTTCAAAAGCATTAGTCTTGGGCGCAATGACTTTTTCTGCCTTTGCATTTGCAGCTCCAAAAGGAAAAACTGTTAAAATCGGCGGAGTTGCACCACTTTCTGGCGCAGTAGCAGTTTACGGAGTTGAATGTAAAAACGGAATCGATCTTGCTGTTTCTGAAATCAATGCGGCTGGAGGAATTAACGGTCAGCAGGTTCAGTTTGTTTGCGAAGATGATGAAGGCGACGCTGCAAAATCAGTAAACGCATATAAAAAGCTTGTTACAAGAGACAGAGTCCGCGTTATAATCGGTTCTCTTACTTCCGGATGCACAATTGCCATTACAAAGCAGGCTCAGGCTCAGAAAGTGCTTCAGATTGCTCCTGCCGCAACAGCTCCTGCAATAACTGACGCAGGAAACTACATTTTCCGCACTTGCTTTATCGATCCGTTCCAGGGAAAAGTCGGCGGAAAATTTGCATTTTCAAATCTTAATACAAAAAATGCGGCAGTTCTTTATGACATCGGAAATGACTATTCTGTAGGTCTTATGGAAAACTTTGTTGCTGAATATACTTCTTTGGGCGGAAAAGTTGTTGCAAAGGAATCTTACAACACTGGCGACAAGGATTTTAATGCTCAGCTTACAAAAATAAAGTCAGCAAAACCTGATGTAGTTTACCTTCCTGATTATTACGGAACAGTTGCTCTTATTGCAAAGCAGCTTCGTGCTCAGGGAATCAATACTCCAATCGTAGGCGCAGACGGATGGGACGGACTTACAGGCAACGCTGGCGATGAAGTTCTTAACGGATATTATTCAAATCACTATGCGGAAGATTCCGACAGTCCGGCTGTTCAGAAATTTGTAAATTCATTCAAGGCAAAATACGGAAAATCTCCGAACTCTTTTGCAGCTCTTGGATATGACAGCGTTTATATGCTCAAGGATGCAATGGAAAAATCTGGAACAACTACAGACATTGCAAAAATCCGCGACGCATTTGAAAAAACTGACGGAAACTATGTAACAGGACATATCGTATTTGATGAAAAACGCAATCCTGTAAAATCAGCTGTAATGATTAAGCTTGTAAAGGAAAACGGAAAACTTTCTACAGCTTATGCGGCTACAGTTGATATTAGCAAATAG